The Cygnus atratus isolate AKBS03 ecotype Queensland, Australia chromosome 2, CAtr_DNAZoo_HiC_assembly, whole genome shotgun sequence genome window below encodes:
- the EPC1 gene encoding enhancer of polycomb homolog 1 isoform X2 produces MSKLSFRARALDASKPLPVFRCEDLPDLAEYASINRAVPQMPTGMEKEEESEHHLQRAISAQQVYGEKRDNMVIPVPEAESNIAYYESIYPGEFKMPKQLIHIQPFSLDAEQPDYDLDSEDEVFVNKLKKRMDISPLQFEEMIDRLEKGSGQQPVSLQEAKLLLKEDDELIREVYEYWIKKRKNCRGPSLIPAVKQEKRDGSSTNDPYVAFRRRTEKMQTRKNRKNDEASYEKMLKLRRDLSRAVTILEMIKRREKSKRELLHLTLEIIEKRYNLGDYSGEIVSEVMAQRQPIKPTYAIPIIPVTNSSPFKHQETMELKEFKVNKQDKPDVIRPKRKYEKKPKVLPSSAAATPQQTSPAALPVFNAKDLNQYDFPSSDEEPLSQVLSGSSEAEEENDPDGPFAFRRKAGCQYYAPHLDQPGNWPWSSPKEGRLGDVRYRYCLTTLTVPQRCIGFARRRVGRGGRVLLDRAHSDYDNTFHQLDLEMLSSSQHSSISQFANTSETNTSDKSFSKDLSQILVNIKSCRWRHFRPRTPSLHDSDNEELSCKKLYRGVNRTGTAQPGTQICSTSIQSKSSSGSAHFESETSLGLVHQMLNHTDGSKSLQSSEFTAFTAEQYQQHQQQLALMQKQQLAQIHQQQANSNSSANTSQNLETNQQESGFRLNLHHSHSVKCLEGTLQGFVSKTLDSVSAQFAASALVTSEQLMGFKMKDDVVLGIGVNGILQASGVYKGLHLSSTTPTALVHTSSSSTAGSALLQPSNITQTSSSHSALSHQATAANSATTQVLIGNNIRLTVPSSVATVNSITTLNARHIPRTLSAVPSSALKLAAATNCQVPKVPASSSVDAVPRENHETEKPALNNIADNTVAMEVT; encoded by the exons gAACATCATCTCCAACGGGCTATCTCAGCACAACAAGTATATGGAGAGAAGAGGGATAATATGGTTATACCAGTCCCAGAAGCAGAAAGTAATATTGCATACTATGAATCTATATATCCTGGAGAATTTAAAATGCCAAAGCAGCTGATTCACATACAGC CTTTTAGTTTGGATGCTGAACAGCCGGATTATGACTTGGATTCAGAAGATGAGGTCTTCGTGAATAAGTTGAAGAAAAGAATGGATATCTCTCCTTTACAATTCGAAGAGATGATAGACCGACTAGAAAAGGGCAGTGGTCAGCAG CCAGTCAGCCTGCAAGAGGCCAAGCTATTGCTGAAGGAAGATGATGAGTTGATCAGAGAAGTGTACGAGTACTGgattaaaaagaggaaaaactgtcGAGGGCCCTCTCTTATCCCAGCAGTGAAACAAGAGAAGCGAGATGGTTCTAGCACAAATGATCCCTACGTTGCTTTTAGAAGACGAACAGAAAAGATGCAGACACGGAAA AACCGAAAAAATGACGAAGCATCTTACGAGAAGATGCTTAAGCTGCGTCGAGATCTAAGTCGTGCAGTTACCATCCTGGAAATGataaagagaagggaaaaaagcaagaggGAGTTGCTGCATTTAACACTGGAAATTATCGAAAAGAG GTATAATTTGGGTGACTACAGTGGAGAGATTGTGTCTGAGGTCATGGCACAGCGGCAGCCGATTAAACCTACCTATGCTATTCCCATCATTCCTGTGACTAACAGCAGTCCTTTCAAACATCAAGAAACTATGGAACTGAAAGAATTTAAAGTTAACAAA caAGATAAACCTGATGTTATTCGACCCAAAAGAAAGTATGAGAAGAAGCCAAAAGTCTTACCTTCGTCTGCTGCTGCTACTCCTCAACAGACGAgtcctgctgcactgccagtCTTTAATGCTAAAGATTTGAATCAGTATGATTTTCCTAGCTCGGATGAAGAACCTCTCTCCCAG GTTTTGTCTGGTTCTTCggaggctgaggaagaaaatgatcCCGATGGTCCTTTTGCCTTCCGTAGGAAAGCAGGCTGTCAGTACTATGCT ccTCATTTAGACCAACCTGGCAACTGGCCGTGGAGTAGCCCTAAAGAGGGAAGATTAGGAGATGTGCGTTACAGATACTGCTTAACCACTCTCACTGTACCCCAGAGGTGTATTGGGTTTGCACGAAGACGGGTCGGCCGTGGTGGAAG ggTGCTACTAGACAGAGCGCATTCAGACTACGATAATACATTTCATCAGCTGGATTTGGAAATGCTTTCCTCATCACAACACTCTTCAATCAGTCAATTTGCCAATACCTCAGAAACAAATACCTCGGACAAATCTTTCTCAAAAGACCTCAGTCAAATACTAGTCAATATCAAATCATGTAGATGGCGACATTTTAGGCCTCGGACACCATCCCTACATGACAGTGACAATGAGGAACTCTCCTGTAAGAAATTATACAGGGGTGTAAATCGAACAGGCACAGCACAACCCGGGACCCAGATATGCAGTACCTCTATACAAAGCAAAAGTAGCAGTGGTTCAGCACATTTTG aaagtgaaaCATCTTTGGGCCTGGTGCATCAAATGCTAAATCACACTGATGGCTCTAAGTCTCTCCAATCTTCTGAATTCACTG CATTTACAGCCGAACAATACCAGCAACATCAACAGCAACTGGCACtaatgcagaaacagcagcttgcACAAATTCATCAACAGCAAGCAAATAGTAATTCCTCTGCCAACACATCACAG AACCTTGAAACTAACCAACAGGAAAGTGGCTTTCGCCTGAATCTACATCATAGCCATTCTGTAAAGTGTTTAGAAGGGACACTGCAG GGTTTTGTTTCCAAGACACTGGATTCTGTTAGTGCTCAATTTGCTGCTTCAGCTTTGGTTACATCAGAACAATTGATGGGATTCAAAATGAAGGATGATGTGGTGCTTGGAATTGGGGTGAATGGCATTCTTCAAGCCTCAG gagTATACAAGGGCTTACACCTCAGTAGTACTACACCTACAGCACTTGTCCATACAAGTTCATCATCAACAGCAGGTTCAGCCTTGCTACAGCCTTCAAATATAACGCAGACTTCAAGTTCCCACAGTGCACTGAGTCACCAAGCGACTGCTGCCAATTCTGCAACAACTCAGGTTCTGATCGGGAACAACATTCGATTAACTGTACCCTCATCAGTTGCCACTGTAAACTCTATTACCACGCTCAATGCACGACATATACCTAGGACTTTAAGTGCTGTTCCATCATCTGCCTTAAAGCTGGCTGCAGCGACGAACTGTCAGGTGCCCAAGGTTCCAGCTTCATCCTCTGTGGATGCCGTACCAAG GGAAAACCATGAAACAGAGAAGCCAGCACTGAACAATATAGCGGACAATACAGTAGCAATGGAGGTGACGTAG
- the EPC1 gene encoding enhancer of polycomb homolog 1 isoform X1 encodes MSKLSFRARALDASKPLPVFRCEDLPDLAEYASINRAVPQMPTGMEKEEESEHHLQRAISAQQVYGEKRDNMVIPVPEAESNIAYYESIYPGEFKMPKQLIHIQPFSLDAEQPDYDLDSEDEVFVNKLKKRMDISPLQFEEMIDRLEKGSGQQPVSLQEAKLLLKEDDELIREVYEYWIKKRKNCRGPSLIPAVKQEKRDGSSTNDPYVAFRRRTEKMQTRKNRKNDEASYEKMLKLRRDLSRAVTILEMIKRREKSKRELLHLTLEIIEKRYNLGDYSGEIVSEVMAQRQPIKPTYAIPIIPVTNSSPFKHQETMELKEFKVNKQDKPDVIRPKRKYEKKPKVLPSSAAATPQQTSPAALPVFNAKDLNQYDFPSSDEEPLSQVLSGSSEAEEENDPDGPFAFRRKAGCQYYAPHLDQPGNWPWSSPKEGRLGDVRYRYCLTTLTVPQRCIGFARRRVGRGGRVLLDRAHSDYDNTFHQLDLEMLSSSQHSSISQFANTSETNTSDKSFSKDLSQILVNIKSCRWRHFRPRTPSLHDSDNEELSCKKLYRGVNRTGTAQPGTQICSTSIQSKSSSGSAHFESETSLGLVHQMLNHTDGSKSLQSSEFTAFTAEQYQQHQQQLALMQKQQLAQIHQQQANSNSSANTSQGFVSKTLDSVSAQFAASALVTSEQLMGFKMKDDVVLGIGVNGILQASGVYKGLHLSSTTPTALVHTSSSSTAGSALLQPSNITQTSSSHSALSHQATAANSATTQVLIGNNIRLTVPSSVATVNSITTLNARHIPRTLSAVPSSALKLAAATNCQVPKVPASSSVDAVPRENHETEKPALNNIADNTVAMEHSIRVRAFCDLVEERSASTLLLQFMQKSPKEGSQSTDFIPKVPKM; translated from the exons gAACATCATCTCCAACGGGCTATCTCAGCACAACAAGTATATGGAGAGAAGAGGGATAATATGGTTATACCAGTCCCAGAAGCAGAAAGTAATATTGCATACTATGAATCTATATATCCTGGAGAATTTAAAATGCCAAAGCAGCTGATTCACATACAGC CTTTTAGTTTGGATGCTGAACAGCCGGATTATGACTTGGATTCAGAAGATGAGGTCTTCGTGAATAAGTTGAAGAAAAGAATGGATATCTCTCCTTTACAATTCGAAGAGATGATAGACCGACTAGAAAAGGGCAGTGGTCAGCAG CCAGTCAGCCTGCAAGAGGCCAAGCTATTGCTGAAGGAAGATGATGAGTTGATCAGAGAAGTGTACGAGTACTGgattaaaaagaggaaaaactgtcGAGGGCCCTCTCTTATCCCAGCAGTGAAACAAGAGAAGCGAGATGGTTCTAGCACAAATGATCCCTACGTTGCTTTTAGAAGACGAACAGAAAAGATGCAGACACGGAAA AACCGAAAAAATGACGAAGCATCTTACGAGAAGATGCTTAAGCTGCGTCGAGATCTAAGTCGTGCAGTTACCATCCTGGAAATGataaagagaagggaaaaaagcaagaggGAGTTGCTGCATTTAACACTGGAAATTATCGAAAAGAG GTATAATTTGGGTGACTACAGTGGAGAGATTGTGTCTGAGGTCATGGCACAGCGGCAGCCGATTAAACCTACCTATGCTATTCCCATCATTCCTGTGACTAACAGCAGTCCTTTCAAACATCAAGAAACTATGGAACTGAAAGAATTTAAAGTTAACAAA caAGATAAACCTGATGTTATTCGACCCAAAAGAAAGTATGAGAAGAAGCCAAAAGTCTTACCTTCGTCTGCTGCTGCTACTCCTCAACAGACGAgtcctgctgcactgccagtCTTTAATGCTAAAGATTTGAATCAGTATGATTTTCCTAGCTCGGATGAAGAACCTCTCTCCCAG GTTTTGTCTGGTTCTTCggaggctgaggaagaaaatgatcCCGATGGTCCTTTTGCCTTCCGTAGGAAAGCAGGCTGTCAGTACTATGCT ccTCATTTAGACCAACCTGGCAACTGGCCGTGGAGTAGCCCTAAAGAGGGAAGATTAGGAGATGTGCGTTACAGATACTGCTTAACCACTCTCACTGTACCCCAGAGGTGTATTGGGTTTGCACGAAGACGGGTCGGCCGTGGTGGAAG ggTGCTACTAGACAGAGCGCATTCAGACTACGATAATACATTTCATCAGCTGGATTTGGAAATGCTTTCCTCATCACAACACTCTTCAATCAGTCAATTTGCCAATACCTCAGAAACAAATACCTCGGACAAATCTTTCTCAAAAGACCTCAGTCAAATACTAGTCAATATCAAATCATGTAGATGGCGACATTTTAGGCCTCGGACACCATCCCTACATGACAGTGACAATGAGGAACTCTCCTGTAAGAAATTATACAGGGGTGTAAATCGAACAGGCACAGCACAACCCGGGACCCAGATATGCAGTACCTCTATACAAAGCAAAAGTAGCAGTGGTTCAGCACATTTTG aaagtgaaaCATCTTTGGGCCTGGTGCATCAAATGCTAAATCACACTGATGGCTCTAAGTCTCTCCAATCTTCTGAATTCACTG CATTTACAGCCGAACAATACCAGCAACATCAACAGCAACTGGCACtaatgcagaaacagcagcttgcACAAATTCATCAACAGCAAGCAAATAGTAATTCCTCTGCCAACACATCACAG GGTTTTGTTTCCAAGACACTGGATTCTGTTAGTGCTCAATTTGCTGCTTCAGCTTTGGTTACATCAGAACAATTGATGGGATTCAAAATGAAGGATGATGTGGTGCTTGGAATTGGGGTGAATGGCATTCTTCAAGCCTCAG gagTATACAAGGGCTTACACCTCAGTAGTACTACACCTACAGCACTTGTCCATACAAGTTCATCATCAACAGCAGGTTCAGCCTTGCTACAGCCTTCAAATATAACGCAGACTTCAAGTTCCCACAGTGCACTGAGTCACCAAGCGACTGCTGCCAATTCTGCAACAACTCAGGTTCTGATCGGGAACAACATTCGATTAACTGTACCCTCATCAGTTGCCACTGTAAACTCTATTACCACGCTCAATGCACGACATATACCTAGGACTTTAAGTGCTGTTCCATCATCTGCCTTAAAGCTGGCTGCAGCGACGAACTGTCAGGTGCCCAAGGTTCCAGCTTCATCCTCTGTGGATGCCGTACCAAG GGAAAACCATGAAACAGAGAAGCCAGCACTGAACAATATAGCGGACAATACAGTAGCAATGGAG CATTCCATAAGAGTACGCGCTTTCTGTGACCTTGTGGAAGAGAGGAGTGCTAGCACACTGCTTCTTCAGTTCATGCAGAAGAGTCCCAA agaAGGGAGTCAAAGCACTGACTTTATTCCAAAGGTTCCCaagatgtaa
- the EPC1 gene encoding enhancer of polycomb homolog 1 isoform X3, whose protein sequence is MSKLSFRARALDASKPLPVFRCEDLPDLAEYASINRAVPQMPTGMEKEEESEHHLQRAISAQQVYGEKRDNMVIPVPEAESNIAYYESIYPGEFKMPKQLIHIQPFSLDAEQPDYDLDSEDEVFVNKLKKRMDISPLQFEEMIDRLEKGSGQQPVSLQEAKLLLKEDDELIREVYEYWIKKRKNCRGPSLIPAVKQEKRDGSSTNDPYVAFRRRTEKMQTRKNRKNDEASYEKMLKLRRDLSRAVTILEMIKRREKSKRELLHLTLEIIEKRYNLGDYSGEIVSEVMAQRQPIKPTYAIPIIPVTNSSPFKHQETMELKEFKVNKQDKPDVIRPKRKYEKKPKVLPSSAAATPQQTSPAALPVFNAKDLNQYDFPSSDEEPLSQVLSGSSEAEEENDPDGPFAFRRKAGCQYYAPHLDQPGNWPWSSPKEGRLGDVRYRYCLTTLTVPQRCIGFARRRVGRGGRVLLDRAHSDYDNTFHQLDLEMLSSSQHSSISQFANTSETNTSDKSFSKDLSQILVNIKSCRWRHFRPRTPSLHDSDNEELSCKKLYRGVNRTGTAQPGTQICSTSIQSKSSSGSAHFAFTAEQYQQHQQQLALMQKQQLAQIHQQQANSNSSANTSQNLETNQQESGFRLNLHHSHSVKCLEGTLQGFVSKTLDSVSAQFAASALVTSEQLMGFKMKDDVVLGIGVNGILQASGVYKGLHLSSTTPTALVHTSSSSTAGSALLQPSNITQTSSSHSALSHQATAANSATTQVLIGNNIRLTVPSSVATVNSITTLNARHIPRTLSAVPSSALKLAAATNCQVPKVPASSSVDAVPRENHETEKPALNNIADNTVAMEVT, encoded by the exons gAACATCATCTCCAACGGGCTATCTCAGCACAACAAGTATATGGAGAGAAGAGGGATAATATGGTTATACCAGTCCCAGAAGCAGAAAGTAATATTGCATACTATGAATCTATATATCCTGGAGAATTTAAAATGCCAAAGCAGCTGATTCACATACAGC CTTTTAGTTTGGATGCTGAACAGCCGGATTATGACTTGGATTCAGAAGATGAGGTCTTCGTGAATAAGTTGAAGAAAAGAATGGATATCTCTCCTTTACAATTCGAAGAGATGATAGACCGACTAGAAAAGGGCAGTGGTCAGCAG CCAGTCAGCCTGCAAGAGGCCAAGCTATTGCTGAAGGAAGATGATGAGTTGATCAGAGAAGTGTACGAGTACTGgattaaaaagaggaaaaactgtcGAGGGCCCTCTCTTATCCCAGCAGTGAAACAAGAGAAGCGAGATGGTTCTAGCACAAATGATCCCTACGTTGCTTTTAGAAGACGAACAGAAAAGATGCAGACACGGAAA AACCGAAAAAATGACGAAGCATCTTACGAGAAGATGCTTAAGCTGCGTCGAGATCTAAGTCGTGCAGTTACCATCCTGGAAATGataaagagaagggaaaaaagcaagaggGAGTTGCTGCATTTAACACTGGAAATTATCGAAAAGAG GTATAATTTGGGTGACTACAGTGGAGAGATTGTGTCTGAGGTCATGGCACAGCGGCAGCCGATTAAACCTACCTATGCTATTCCCATCATTCCTGTGACTAACAGCAGTCCTTTCAAACATCAAGAAACTATGGAACTGAAAGAATTTAAAGTTAACAAA caAGATAAACCTGATGTTATTCGACCCAAAAGAAAGTATGAGAAGAAGCCAAAAGTCTTACCTTCGTCTGCTGCTGCTACTCCTCAACAGACGAgtcctgctgcactgccagtCTTTAATGCTAAAGATTTGAATCAGTATGATTTTCCTAGCTCGGATGAAGAACCTCTCTCCCAG GTTTTGTCTGGTTCTTCggaggctgaggaagaaaatgatcCCGATGGTCCTTTTGCCTTCCGTAGGAAAGCAGGCTGTCAGTACTATGCT ccTCATTTAGACCAACCTGGCAACTGGCCGTGGAGTAGCCCTAAAGAGGGAAGATTAGGAGATGTGCGTTACAGATACTGCTTAACCACTCTCACTGTACCCCAGAGGTGTATTGGGTTTGCACGAAGACGGGTCGGCCGTGGTGGAAG ggTGCTACTAGACAGAGCGCATTCAGACTACGATAATACATTTCATCAGCTGGATTTGGAAATGCTTTCCTCATCACAACACTCTTCAATCAGTCAATTTGCCAATACCTCAGAAACAAATACCTCGGACAAATCTTTCTCAAAAGACCTCAGTCAAATACTAGTCAATATCAAATCATGTAGATGGCGACATTTTAGGCCTCGGACACCATCCCTACATGACAGTGACAATGAGGAACTCTCCTGTAAGAAATTATACAGGGGTGTAAATCGAACAGGCACAGCACAACCCGGGACCCAGATATGCAGTACCTCTATACAAAGCAAAAGTAGCAGTGGTTCAGCACATTTTG CATTTACAGCCGAACAATACCAGCAACATCAACAGCAACTGGCACtaatgcagaaacagcagcttgcACAAATTCATCAACAGCAAGCAAATAGTAATTCCTCTGCCAACACATCACAG AACCTTGAAACTAACCAACAGGAAAGTGGCTTTCGCCTGAATCTACATCATAGCCATTCTGTAAAGTGTTTAGAAGGGACACTGCAG GGTTTTGTTTCCAAGACACTGGATTCTGTTAGTGCTCAATTTGCTGCTTCAGCTTTGGTTACATCAGAACAATTGATGGGATTCAAAATGAAGGATGATGTGGTGCTTGGAATTGGGGTGAATGGCATTCTTCAAGCCTCAG gagTATACAAGGGCTTACACCTCAGTAGTACTACACCTACAGCACTTGTCCATACAAGTTCATCATCAACAGCAGGTTCAGCCTTGCTACAGCCTTCAAATATAACGCAGACTTCAAGTTCCCACAGTGCACTGAGTCACCAAGCGACTGCTGCCAATTCTGCAACAACTCAGGTTCTGATCGGGAACAACATTCGATTAACTGTACCCTCATCAGTTGCCACTGTAAACTCTATTACCACGCTCAATGCACGACATATACCTAGGACTTTAAGTGCTGTTCCATCATCTGCCTTAAAGCTGGCTGCAGCGACGAACTGTCAGGTGCCCAAGGTTCCAGCTTCATCCTCTGTGGATGCCGTACCAAG GGAAAACCATGAAACAGAGAAGCCAGCACTGAACAATATAGCGGACAATACAGTAGCAATGGAGGTGACGTAG
- the EPC1 gene encoding enhancer of polycomb homolog 1 isoform X4 has protein sequence MVIPVPEAESNIAYYESIYPGEFKMPKQLIHIQPFSLDAEQPDYDLDSEDEVFVNKLKKRMDISPLQFEEMIDRLEKGSGQQPVSLQEAKLLLKEDDELIREVYEYWIKKRKNCRGPSLIPAVKQEKRDGSSTNDPYVAFRRRTEKMQTRKNRKNDEASYEKMLKLRRDLSRAVTILEMIKRREKSKRELLHLTLEIIEKRYNLGDYSGEIVSEVMAQRQPIKPTYAIPIIPVTNSSPFKHQETMELKEFKVNKQDKPDVIRPKRKYEKKPKVLPSSAAATPQQTSPAALPVFNAKDLNQYDFPSSDEEPLSQVLSGSSEAEEENDPDGPFAFRRKAGCQYYAPHLDQPGNWPWSSPKEGRLGDVRYRYCLTTLTVPQRCIGFARRRVGRGGRVLLDRAHSDYDNTFHQLDLEMLSSSQHSSISQFANTSETNTSDKSFSKDLSQILVNIKSCRWRHFRPRTPSLHDSDNEELSCKKLYRGVNRTGTAQPGTQICSTSIQSKSSSGSAHFAFTAEQYQQHQQQLALMQKQQLAQIHQQQANSNSSANTSQNLETNQQESGFRLNLHHSHSVKCLEGTLQGFVSKTLDSVSAQFAASALVTSEQLMGFKMKDDVVLGIGVNGILQASGVYKGLHLSSTTPTALVHTSSSSTAGSALLQPSNITQTSSSHSALSHQATAANSATTQVLIGNNIRLTVPSSVATVNSITTLNARHIPRTLSAVPSSALKLAAATNCQVPKVPASSSVDAVPRENHETEKPALNNIADNTVAMEVT, from the exons ATGGTTATACCAGTCCCAGAAGCAGAAAGTAATATTGCATACTATGAATCTATATATCCTGGAGAATTTAAAATGCCAAAGCAGCTGATTCACATACAGC CTTTTAGTTTGGATGCTGAACAGCCGGATTATGACTTGGATTCAGAAGATGAGGTCTTCGTGAATAAGTTGAAGAAAAGAATGGATATCTCTCCTTTACAATTCGAAGAGATGATAGACCGACTAGAAAAGGGCAGTGGTCAGCAG CCAGTCAGCCTGCAAGAGGCCAAGCTATTGCTGAAGGAAGATGATGAGTTGATCAGAGAAGTGTACGAGTACTGgattaaaaagaggaaaaactgtcGAGGGCCCTCTCTTATCCCAGCAGTGAAACAAGAGAAGCGAGATGGTTCTAGCACAAATGATCCCTACGTTGCTTTTAGAAGACGAACAGAAAAGATGCAGACACGGAAA AACCGAAAAAATGACGAAGCATCTTACGAGAAGATGCTTAAGCTGCGTCGAGATCTAAGTCGTGCAGTTACCATCCTGGAAATGataaagagaagggaaaaaagcaagaggGAGTTGCTGCATTTAACACTGGAAATTATCGAAAAGAG GTATAATTTGGGTGACTACAGTGGAGAGATTGTGTCTGAGGTCATGGCACAGCGGCAGCCGATTAAACCTACCTATGCTATTCCCATCATTCCTGTGACTAACAGCAGTCCTTTCAAACATCAAGAAACTATGGAACTGAAAGAATTTAAAGTTAACAAA caAGATAAACCTGATGTTATTCGACCCAAAAGAAAGTATGAGAAGAAGCCAAAAGTCTTACCTTCGTCTGCTGCTGCTACTCCTCAACAGACGAgtcctgctgcactgccagtCTTTAATGCTAAAGATTTGAATCAGTATGATTTTCCTAGCTCGGATGAAGAACCTCTCTCCCAG GTTTTGTCTGGTTCTTCggaggctgaggaagaaaatgatcCCGATGGTCCTTTTGCCTTCCGTAGGAAAGCAGGCTGTCAGTACTATGCT ccTCATTTAGACCAACCTGGCAACTGGCCGTGGAGTAGCCCTAAAGAGGGAAGATTAGGAGATGTGCGTTACAGATACTGCTTAACCACTCTCACTGTACCCCAGAGGTGTATTGGGTTTGCACGAAGACGGGTCGGCCGTGGTGGAAG ggTGCTACTAGACAGAGCGCATTCAGACTACGATAATACATTTCATCAGCTGGATTTGGAAATGCTTTCCTCATCACAACACTCTTCAATCAGTCAATTTGCCAATACCTCAGAAACAAATACCTCGGACAAATCTTTCTCAAAAGACCTCAGTCAAATACTAGTCAATATCAAATCATGTAGATGGCGACATTTTAGGCCTCGGACACCATCCCTACATGACAGTGACAATGAGGAACTCTCCTGTAAGAAATTATACAGGGGTGTAAATCGAACAGGCACAGCACAACCCGGGACCCAGATATGCAGTACCTCTATACAAAGCAAAAGTAGCAGTGGTTCAGCACATTTTG CATTTACAGCCGAACAATACCAGCAACATCAACAGCAACTGGCACtaatgcagaaacagcagcttgcACAAATTCATCAACAGCAAGCAAATAGTAATTCCTCTGCCAACACATCACAG AACCTTGAAACTAACCAACAGGAAAGTGGCTTTCGCCTGAATCTACATCATAGCCATTCTGTAAAGTGTTTAGAAGGGACACTGCAG GGTTTTGTTTCCAAGACACTGGATTCTGTTAGTGCTCAATTTGCTGCTTCAGCTTTGGTTACATCAGAACAATTGATGGGATTCAAAATGAAGGATGATGTGGTGCTTGGAATTGGGGTGAATGGCATTCTTCAAGCCTCAG gagTATACAAGGGCTTACACCTCAGTAGTACTACACCTACAGCACTTGTCCATACAAGTTCATCATCAACAGCAGGTTCAGCCTTGCTACAGCCTTCAAATATAACGCAGACTTCAAGTTCCCACAGTGCACTGAGTCACCAAGCGACTGCTGCCAATTCTGCAACAACTCAGGTTCTGATCGGGAACAACATTCGATTAACTGTACCCTCATCAGTTGCCACTGTAAACTCTATTACCACGCTCAATGCACGACATATACCTAGGACTTTAAGTGCTGTTCCATCATCTGCCTTAAAGCTGGCTGCAGCGACGAACTGTCAGGTGCCCAAGGTTCCAGCTTCATCCTCTGTGGATGCCGTACCAAG GGAAAACCATGAAACAGAGAAGCCAGCACTGAACAATATAGCGGACAATACAGTAGCAATGGAGGTGACGTAG